The Negativicoccus succinicivorans DNA window TAAGATGTGAAAGGAGAGAATGAACGATGAAGGTATTTATTAATCCGGGTCACGCTCCGAATGGCGTGCCGGATCCGGGGGCGGTCAATCCGGTAACGGGGGATCGTGAATGTGATTATGCTTTAACTTGCGGCGAACAGTTGAGGGACTATCTCATTGCCGCCGGTTGCAAGGCTGCTATGCTCCAGTCCGACAGTTTGAGCGAAATATGCGAAACTTCGAACGCGTGGGAAGCTGACGTTTTTGTGTCTATCCACTGTAACTCATTCAACACGATGGCGAGAGGCACAGAGACGCTTTATAAGTCGGAATCGGGAAAAGTATTAGCCGAATGTATTCAATCTCAGATTATTAATTCGATTGATACGCTTGACCGTGGAATTAAGGAGCGAGACCGTCTCTGGGTACTCAATGCTACCAATGCGCCAGCCGTATTAGTTGAATTAGCGTTCATCGACAACGCAAATGACCTTGAATTGCTGAAAACGCAGTTAA harbors:
- a CDS encoding N-acetylmuramoyl-L-alanine amidase family protein, which codes for MKVFINPGHAPNGVPDPGAVNPVTGDRECDYALTCGEQLRDYLIAAGCKAAMLQSDSLSEICETSNAWEADVFVSIHCNSFNTMARGTETLYKSESGKVLAECIQSQIINSIDTLDRGIKERDRLWVLNATNAPAVLVELAFIDNANDLELLKTQLNAFSAAIARGVTDYARR